A window of Geminocystis sp. M7585_C2015_104 genomic DNA:
ATACCCTCTTACACTTTCACACTAGTCATTTTTACATTAGTTAGTCAACAATAATCCACTAGTTAACAATTGACGATGTATCCCAGCTCAAACGTCTCAGCAATTAATTAGCAATCAAAAAAAAACACCAGCCACCCCACACTCCCAATGTACCTCCTGTCCCCTACATCCTGCTTTCTACATACTAATCCCTACATCCCATCCCCCGTTACGGGGAGTTTCAGCGAATACCCGGCGGACACTGACAAAAACCCCCCTAACCCGTGGGCCATGGGCCCCGTATCCGGGTACACCACGAAACGGGACTGACGGGGCTCGAACCCGCGACCTCCTGCGTGACAGGCAGGCACTCTAACCAGCTGAGCTACAATCCCAACCAACTGACGTTTACTATGGTAACGAAATATCCAGAAAAAGTCAAGGGGGGTAAGGGGGACTTATGATTCATTTGTCCCTGAGGAGGGCCACCCAGAAGAAGTGGGGGAGGGCCAGCATTCGACGCCAGCGATGAGGCTCCTGATAAAGGCGATATAGCCATTCTAGGTGATTTTCTTGGAAGAAACGGGGGGCTCTTTTTTTCACTCCCGCCCAGATGTCAAAACTGCCCCCTACTCCTATCCAGATGGCGTTTTCTACTAGATGACGATGGTCAGCAATCCAAATCTCTTGTCTGGGGACTCCTAAGGCTACTAGAATTAGTTTGGGTTGGACTGCTTGGATTTGCCTACACCACAGTTGCATCTCTGAGGGAGATAGATAGCCGTGGTTACAAATGAAGTTCAAAGATGGTACTCTCTGCTGCCAGAATTGGGCTGCTTTTTCGGCAACTCCAGGCGCGGCGCCATAAAAACAGACGGGGTATTTTTCCCCCTTAGCACCTATTTTTTGGATTAAGCTTGCAGCCAATTCTATGCCGGCTACTCTTTTTTGTCTAATACCCTTTTTTCGCAAATATAGCACTACTCCTGAACCATCTGGCACTACTAGGTCTGCGGCCTTGATAACCTCCGCTAATTGG
This region includes:
- a CDS encoding WecB/TagA/CpsF family glycosyltransferase — encoded protein: MKEVGIEGYRLENLPDDKQIILEKILQLYRAEDRELWQQKAYSFAQSAQKHKKLLSEIIPLETTREITIKTATVLGLPLHVSDDYEGWLLKRLEKGISTHVVTMNAEMVMMARRNPQLAEVIKAADLVVPDGSGVVLYLRKKGIRQKRVAGIELAASLIQKIGAKGEKYPVCFYGAAPGVAEKAAQFWQQRVPSLNFICNHGYLSPSEMQLWCRQIQAVQPKLILVALGVPRQEIWIADHRHLVENAIWIGVGGSFDIWAGVKKRAPRFFQENHLEWLYRLYQEPHRWRRMLALPHFFWVALLRDK